From the Lycorma delicatula isolate Av1 chromosome 4, ASM4794821v1, whole genome shotgun sequence genome, the window ataaaatcGGATATAAGTgccaacaataaaaatatttgaaattttttagtgaaatataaCACATATATACCAAAATCTTTAATATAGATATATAGTGTGATCTACGAAGAGGTATaccgcttttgatttagtatcactagTCCATTCCTCCAacgattctattaaaattttacagattttttaacgaaggttctaaaaattttctgtgaaaatttcaaccttctcggatttatagaattaaaattgtaGGTTTCaagtaaaaacatcaatttcagatgaaccaaattttttattcatgacaaaataactagtaaaaattattacaaagatgataattagaactagaataattaaaaatagttagataattagtcatggttatgcgtacgtacgtacgtatgtatatatgtatgtgtacgtaggtatgtatctcgcataacacaataacgattacccgtaggatgttgaaattttggattcaggactgttgcaacatctatcTTAGTTAtgaacctctccttttgatttcaatcgactgaaccgaaagtgtctaaaaaagctcaaaatccaaaagaattcggattttggactttttcttaactgcagtaataagttctcacttttcagcgatatatcataagtagtacttattttcactggttccagagttatagccaaataaaattttattaatgaaaaattttgatcttAGGGAAAGGCAAATCGTTTCGAATAAGACTtcgcttccttttttttaacttatttttataatttaaatatattgatttattaataacctctcattgtaaaaaaaattactgtgaaaaattattcgataacaaaaaaaaaaaaaaataccagaaatttttaatgaaatcaaatttcatgtacttctcattttaaagtctgattcgaatcgatgtgccttccccttgtaagatccaaatacttcattaattaaaatttcatttggcaatTTCTTCTGTTTCAGATTTATCTCTGGATATCTcttcttatgatatatcgttgaaaagctcttaatgagggcttcttactgcaattaagaaaaagtcccaaatccaaaatatttttaaatttttgacttttttggacacttttggttcagtcaattgcaatcaagaagaaaggtgcacaaatagatgttacaacaatcctacaaccaaaatttcaacaccctacggctaatcgttattgaatTATACGAGTTACATacgtaaaattacatacataGATCAttctgaaactagtcaaaatggattcagggatggtcaaaatgaatatttccattgaaatctgaaaaccgaaatttttcacgatcacaatacttcctttacttcgtacaaggaagtaaaaagcaagcctatacatatatacatatatacatatatacatatatacatatatacatatatacatatatacatatatacatatatacatatatacatatatacatatatacatatatacatatatacatatatacatatatacatatatacatatatacatatatacatatatacatatatacatatatacatatatacatatacagaatttcgaaaacagacaaaaattagaTGATGCTGGTTTGCACAGCAAAGTAGACCCCATGGCTTGCTGTCAGGAAATGTTACTGGGAGTACAACAACCGTGTCAATGGAAGTGGAAGGAGAGTCGGGTGACGCTCATCCAGTCGGTGAAAAACCCATCGCACCCGCCGTTATTCCAAGAGGGAGAATCAATTCACTACCGACCGTCACTGGCCAACAGTCGCCGATGGAGCGGCTCGGTGGCAAAATcgagaagcttgttgatttcattGAACACAAGAAGAACGTGCATCATGAAATCAGAAAACTGGTTAAGTCCATTGCTACGGCATATAAGTTAGCCAGCAAAGCACCGCATACGATGGTTTCAACTACCCAAACATCTCCGCGTGCCATGCCAGAGCAAAAATGCCAAAGCAGTGACGTGACCCAGTTGACAAAGATAACCGGAGCCGAAGCTAATGGAGGATTAGTTTCGGAAGACAACGGAAAGAGTCTTACTGCGTCTGGgaagagaaaagaaagaacttctcCAGACACTGATAATAAAGTCAAGAAAAGGAAGGACTTAAAACCCAGCCCGCTGCAGAAAACGACAGTCCAGAACACCGAAAAGAAACGAGAAAATTCTTGGCAGGCAGTCTTGTctaaaaaggaaaagaggaagCAAGCCAAAGAACGGTTACCAAAAGAACCGGCGCATAAATCTCGGCCGGAGCCTAAGCGGAAAAAACCGCGAAAATTCACCAGGCCGGACGCCTTGATTATCCGACCTGTTGAGAAGGCGAAATATGCTGAGATACTGCGTCGGATTAAAAATGACGTTCCACAAGAGCAGGCCCGGGACGTAGTTGACAAGGTTCAAAAGACGAATGATGGAAACATGCTCATTACGCTCTCCAGGAAGAGCACAGACAAAGGACAAGCTCTAATGAAGACAATAAGGAGCATCCTGAAAGAAGAAGCCGACGTCATCTGTAAAGGTCCAGAGGAACAGCTCGAAATCCGGGACATTGACGACGAAACAACCAAGAACGATGTCCACAAGGCCTTACAAGAGGCAGCTGGCGATGACTACGAAATACCTGGAGAGGTCATTAAAATTCGTCCGGCCTACAGAGGCACACAGACTGCTTTGGTACGATTACCAGCAGCAACAGTGCAGAAGATACTCGGAGAGAGAGGCAAGATACGAATTGGCTGGGTGAATTGCCGTATCAGAACAGTGAAGACTCCGCTACGATGCTATAAGTGCTGGCACTTTGGACACACTACTGTTCAATGTAAAAGCGAGGTCAACCGATCTGGGCTTTGCATCAAATGTGGGCAAACAGGTCATCAAGCTGCTCAATGCCCAAATAAGGTGAAATGTGTTTTATGTGCGGAAAAACCTGGTTCTCAGGATACTGCTCACCGGTCTGGCGCTGGTCGGTGCCCGGTCTTCCAGGAAGCACTCCAGAAGCTGACAAATAAACGAACATGAAGATACTGCAGCTTAACATTAATCACTGTGAAGCTGCGCATGATTTGCTCATGCAGACAGTACGAGAATTGAAGGTTGATCTTGTGTTTCTATCGGAGCCATATAAACATCTCACCGGGCAACCATGGGAGACAGACATCACCGCTAAAGCTGTCATTTGGTCCTGTAGTAAACTCTCCTTCCAGAATGTAGACAACAATGGCAGCGCCGGCTTCGTAGCAGCATCAATAGATGGCATCCGCTTCTACAGCTGCTACGCACCACCTAGCCTCTCCATTGCTGAATTTACTGACTTCTTGGATCGCCTGACCGAAGACGCGAAGCAACATCATCCAGTGGCGATAGCCGGGGACTTCAACGCCTGGGCAGTCGACTGGGGTAGTAGGCAGACTAATGCACGAGGAAGAGAACTACTAGAAGCTTTTTCTACACTTGATGTAGTCTTGCTCAACAGTGGTGACAGGCCGACCTACACCAAAGGTGACGCAAGCTCGATTGTGGACCTCGCTTTTGTCAGTGCCAGCCTTGCTAAAGGTAACTCCAACTGGAAGGTACTAGACATCTACACTGCCAGTGACCATCATGCTATACTCTGGGAAACGTCTAACGACCAGAAACTCAGAGGGCCTAACAAGCCATCTAACATCGTTGGTTGGAAGGTGAAATCCCTAGACCCAGAAGTATTGATAACAGCCCTCGATAGTGATCCGATAGAGACTGGATGTGCAGAAGAACATACTAAGgccctgatgatgcgagtaacacAAGCTTGTGATGCCAGTATGCCTCGCAAACGTGTTATCAATTCAAGACCTGCGGTACACTGGTGGAACGATCACATCAGCAACCTTCGTAAAGAGTGTCATAGGAAAAGAAGATTATCTCAGCGTGGCTATCAACGACCCAAGTCTGCAGTGCTGATTGCAGAGTATAAAAAAGCTCGTCGTGAACTCAATAAGGCCATAAAAGAGAGCAAAGGAAGATGCTGGAAAGAGCTCATATACGAGGTGGACAAAGACGTGTGGGGCAGGCCTTATAAAGTGGTCATGACCCACCTGAAGAAACAACAAATGCCGTCACCTACGTGTCCTCAGCTCCTTCAGAAAATCGTCACTGCGCTGTTTCCACAGCAACACAGTCTCGATTATCAGTTAACGCCAGGCGAACTAGACGACATTCCACCTGTCACTGAAGAAGAGTTGCTGGAGGCCTGTAATCGTGTAGGAAATAATAAAGCGCCGGGATTGGACGGAATCCCGAATATAGCCTATCATAAAGGCAGCACTAGCATTATTTCTAGACGCGTACAACGCATGCCTCAAGGAGGGGACTTTTCCTCGTAAGTGGAAACAGCAACGGTTAGTACTGTTACCTAAAGGGAAGAAACCGCCAGAAGAACCGTCATCCTACAGACCACTCTGCATGCTAGATACGGCGGGTAAGATATTTGAGCGTATCATCCATCAGCGAATAGATGCAGTGGTTGACCCACTCCTGGCAGATAACCAGTATGGATTCCGGAAAGGACGATCAACCCTGGACGCGATCAACCTGGTTGTCAATACGGCCAAGGAGGCGATCGCAGGAACTAGATGGAAGGGTGGAACGAAGAAGTACTGCCTGGTTGCTGCCTTAGACATCAGAAATGCTTTCAATTCCGCTAATTGGGACTGCATCATGCAAGCTCTCGACGAGAAAAACGTGCCAGTATATCTTCGCAGACTAGTGATTAGCTATTTTACAGATAGAGTGCTGAAGTACGATACAAAGAATGGTCCGAAAGAGTATGATATAACCGGTGGTGTGCCACAGGGCTCTGTTCTCGGTCCACTTTTGTGGAATATCATGTATGACGGGCTCCTGAGATTGAAGTTTCCAAGATGTGTCAAACTGGTAGCGTATGCGGATGATGTTGCCGCAGTGATCGTCGCCAAGCACCTCGACGAGATTCAACAGCTGTTTGACATTACTTTTGAGAAGATCAACCAGTGGATGGATACAGTTAACCTTCAACTGGCCAAGCAGAAGACCGAAGCAGTGCTTATTACCAGCcgaaaaaaagttgaaacaatTAAGCTAAAAGTCGGTGACCAAGAAATTACATCACAACCTCATATACGATATCTGGGAGTGATGCTTGATGCCAGACTCAACTTCAAGCAGCAAGTAGAACACGTCTGTACGAAAGCGTCAGTAGTGAGAGCTAGTCTCGCACGATTGATGCCGAACGTCGGAGGCCCAAAGCAGAGCAGAAGGCTACTATTGTCATCAGTAGTAACATCGGTGCTCACTAACGGAATATCTATTTGGGCTGACGCACTAGACACGCAAGATTCGTGGAGAAAGGCGGGACCGATATATCGTATGAGTGCATTACGAGTCGCAAGCGCTTTCCGCACAGTGTCTGAGGAAGCAGTTTGTGTCATTTCCGGAACTCTGCCTCTTAGAGT encodes:
- the LOC142322758 gene encoding uncharacterized protein LOC142322758; the protein is MKILQLNINHCEAAHDLLMQTVRELKVDLVFLSEPYKHLTGQPWETDITAKAVIWSCSKLSFQNVDNNGSAGFVAASIDGIRFYSCYAPPSLSIAEFTDFLDRLTEDAKQHHPVAIAGDFNAWAVDWGSRQTNARGRELLEAFSTLDVVLLNSGDRPTYTKGDASSIVDLAFVSASLAKGNSNWKVLDIYTASDHHAILWETSNDQKLRGPNKPSNIVGWKVKSLDPEVLITALDSDPIETGCAEEHTKALMMRVTQACDASMPRKRVINSRPAVHWWNDHISNLRKECHRKRRLSQRGYQRPKSAVLIAEYKKARRELNKAIKESKGRCWKELIYEVDKDVWGRPYKVVMTHLKKQQMPSPTCPQLLQKIVTALFPQQHSLDYQLTPGELDDIPPVTEEELLEACNRVGNNKAPGLDGIPNIAYHKGSTSIISRRVQRMPQGGDFSS